cttcataggtacattgatcatgactagcagatgacccctattgattttgaggtcactaggtcaaaggtcaaggtcacggtgactcgaaatagtaaaatggttttttgaatgataattttagaatgcatacgcggccaacagggcacactctgaacaatattactgaagcaactggtctgtaatcctaaatctataattatcagtccaatgaaacatcatccttttagtaaaatacagtggatcagtaaaaatattatcagaatatgagattttttgtattttttgtatattaaatattgtgttaatgtttaattttgttgattaatataaatataagcaggacaggggaggtaatacactacaggggaaacaaatgcaataagtttaaatttattgttacagatttgcctcccttgtaatatatttaaattttaccaaatgtaaggctaactgcatttttgtaatgcatactactactactactactactactactactactactactacaactactactactactactactactactactgctactactgctgctgctgctgctgctgctgctgctgctgctgctactactactactactacttcttctactactactactactgctactactactacttctactactactactactactactactactactgctactacttctactgctactactactactactactactactactactactactactactactactctactactactactactactactactactactactactactactactactactactacaactactacctactaccttactactactactactacttctactactgctctactactactactactacttctactactactactactactaactactactactactactactactactacttctactactactactactactactactactactactactactactacttctactactactactactactactactactactactactactactactactactactatttcttctgctacccaccaccaccaccaccaccaccaccaccaccaccaccaccaccaccaccaccacccacattgacaaaaaacgtattcagtgacaaaaaacgtattcacacaatggctgctacaacaacttatagcccatataggggggcatgcatgtttaacaaacagcccttgttttccaTCAGATTCCAAGGTGCCTTGTATCAGTTATGTCCAAAGGTCAGAGTGtaataaattagttatatattGTCCAACACAAAAAGCTCACATCACAGAAATTTGATGAACACTATCTCCGTACCTTAGGGGCCAATCCTCAATCTGTTGACCATTTGTTTTTTGAGCTTCATAAATCAGCACTGCCCGTATTTCCCAAACCTCTCTCCAAAAAAAAGGACTAGTTAGTATGCAAAATGACACTTTTCCTGTGGTCACTAGACGTTTTGCTTTGGTCCAATTAGACAGTCCCCAAAAGGTCACTCTCCACTATGTCCTCTGGCACATTTTGATTTAGACAGATTGAAAGCAGATGACAGTGATTTGTCATTGTCTGAATTATAATTTGATGACCTACCTGATGCCAATTGCCTGGATGTTTGGACACAATGGAGTGTCCAAACCAGCCATGGCACTAGTGGTTTTAGCCATTGTTTGAAAACTTAGTCCTGtcaatttttaataatttgattttttatgcaGTCATGACATGCTGAAAGGGGAtttgaataaatatgaattaaatgaCTTTCCCTGAAACAAATTATGACTGATTATTGAGACAGTGGCACATTGTCTCTGTTAGCAAGAGTTAGAGTGGGAATTAGATTGATGACTGAAAGGAGAAATAGTTTCTCTGTAAAAGTAGCCATGTTACTGTAAATCCAGCTAAGGAATTGTAAGCTCTCCTTATTTCTTCGGCTTATTGCTTTCCCTTGTTAACTATCTGACCGTTACTAATTATTTCTGCAAAAAATTTAGATTTCATGGAGTCTTGAAACTGGCTCTGTCAGAGATAATTCATTGTGTGTTTTtcgttttttatcgagtgcaccgggattgtctcccatatggccatcgcccccagaaagacgtgttagttggttacgggggatagtgcaagatacaggagacaccccgttccaggggtgaccctgggtcttttagtgcccggtgtatagcacctagtacactgcacctcggtttaacgtctcatgcgaaagacgagttagtaggttaggtgcagcgggggatcgaaccagcgatctctggattgtgaagccagtgtgttaccactagaccacggatccgctacatcAGAGATAATTCATAATTATTAAAGATGTTTTTATGCATGGAAATGCCAACAATTAGTTCTAATTAATTTGATCAAACTGTCATCTTCAAATAGAATCTGTGTAATTCTGAGGAAAAAATTATGGCAGTGATTTGGCATTAACAAATGATAGAAAGTTGCAAGACGTTTTTATATGAGGCAAATATTTTCATTCAGAAAAATCCGTGGAAAAATATAACATCATTGGTTGTTTTTTGTGATGTTTTAATTGGAAATtcatcattttttatatatacagCCATTATAATGATACTAATTAAAAGTTTCCTTTAACAGAATACTTTATTCATTTGAGTTTAATTGTATTATCACTATGATTCCTGAAACTTAGGCATACTTATATTCGAAAGAGGGCAATATTAAGCAACCAAATGTGTTGTAAAATCAggtgattaaccctttccccaataagaagcaaagtgcaaagggcttttgcaatcagcataaaaccagaacagcctgcgagtaaccttttcaggttttatgctgtttgctgctcatcagtaacttagggttggaaatgaagcaatTCAAactttagtaagaaaggtttttaattaaatgtaaatttttaagggactgcaaatgcgtcaaaataggtatctaagcgGCAAAGGTTTaaacccctgcgaaatgttgttctgcagttcacgaataattcgtgaacagttcatgaactgttcgtgaactgagttcatgaattgttcacgaatagttcgtgaccagaaaatgagccacgtctgtgaaaagttcttgaaattttagttcatgaactgttcatgaacactaatggcatgaagtgttcatgaaatattcttgaaacctaatggcatgaagtgttcatgaactattcttgaacccttatggcatgaagtgttcatgaactattcttgaacccgtgtggcatgaagtgttcaagaactattcttgaaccattatggcatgaaatgttcatgaactattcatgaacatcaattacatgaagtgttcttgaacagttcatgaacaacacaattcttgaaaaattattcagggttttgctgttcacgaacagttcatgaacattttccttctatttttcaatggctcattgtctgttcacgaactgtaagtgaatagttcatgaaccatatttcttcaagagttcatgaactgaggtggcatgaagtgttcatgaactattcatgaacaagaatttgtcaatttatgcaaaggttatcataagtgttactaaagctcaacaaacaggtcagggtaagaagaaacaagtcttgtattagcacttaacatattgaaagCAACAtacaacaataatttaaatataacactaataactgagatacaagtggtttgataatactctttaaatttcataatacaactttgcactatatgttcatgaataattcatgtattgaaaagattatgaatagtttcattttcagttcaagaatcatttactaatcaatggtttccctgaaatggttacacttacagtgccaaagaacttgaaatggaaccaatggctgatcattTCAGccagtaatttattaaagacttacattttcaaatataacataaaccatgtgccttccgtttcaacttcctgtgcacacaatattctttctttttaaaaacagcaatgcaatgtacattgagttcttgatatcatcttaaactgttcttgaaataagatgtccttaaaacgttcttaaacttgtcttttaagtcttccaagaacaatgacagatccttttaagaacatattggattcttaaaaagtccatcatacgttcaaaaacattgtgtagacctgtttaagaacatcagaaggaaacatgttgttcaaaaaagttcttcaagtgttcaagaatagtttaagaataattcaagaacaggaaaggtccttaaaaagttattgaagtgttcctgaaggcagttcttgaacagttcttgtacaaatgttcttaaaattctctagaacaggtcaagaactctaacttacagtggtgaaagttcTATGCATATTcctactaacttcacaggtttcacaaatctacacgatttgtatgctagacatttcaatattactttcaaaaatatgtataaaacatctagcacaaaggaattcatgaattattcatgatggatccttaaagtctgtctcagaaaagtcattagaaatacttgtgcatgaaatgttcatcactaagtatttatggttagatgaagaactgttcatgaactttgaaatgttcaacaataattcataaacagttcatgaacatgtcttaagaacagttcatgtccaaaagttcatgaaccaagctcaggaactttttcagaaccgttcatgaacagttcttgattggcttgaagtgttcatgaaatcatgaacaacatttcgccggggaagGATTGGTTTTAGCTCTGTCTAATCTGTAGTATCACAGTCTTTACAAGTCTttattcatatattcattttGAAGCAGATTTAATTCTCACACAAAAAACTCAGTGTGTCAATGCATTCTTAAATCATTGTTTGGTCTAAATCTGTCAATTTTGTACATGGTGTGTTAATAGCTTTTAAgcttaaaacaaaatgttggcCCTTTATATGTGAATGAAGCTATAAACTATACACAAGTCTATTGTGACTACAGTGTCTAATCAGATTTAAACCCTCTCTCTAACTACAGTGTCACTGCAGCTTAAAACCATCTATTTGACTACAGTTTCAATTCAGTTTGAAACCCTCTGTCTGACTACAGTGTGTATGCTTCTTCAAACCCTCTGCCTGACTACAGTGTCTGTGCAGCTGTAAACCCTCTGTCTGACTACAGTGTGTATGCTTCTTCAAACCCTCTGCCTGACTACAGTGTGTATGCTTCTTCAAACCCTCTGTCTGACTACAGTGTGTATGCTTCTTCAAACCCTCTGTCTGACTACAGTGTGTATGCTTCTTCAAACCCTCTGCCTGACTACAGTGTCTGTGCAGCTGTAAACCCTCTGTCTTACTACAATGTGTATGCAGCTGTAAACCCTCTGCCTGACTACAGTGTCTGTGCAGCTGTAAACCCCCTGCCTGACTACAGTGTCTGTGCAGCTGTAAACCCTCTGCCTGACTACAGTGTGTATGCAGCTGTAAACCCTCTGCCTGACTACAGTGTGCAGCTGTAAACCCTCTGCCTGACTACAGTGTATGTGCAGCTGTAAACCCTCTGTCTGACTACAGTGTGTATGCTTCTTCAAACCCTCTGCCTGACTACAGTGTCGGTGAAGCTGTAAACCCTCTGTCTGACTACAGTGTCTGTGCAGCTGTAAACCCTCTGTCTGACTACAGTGTGTATGCTTCTTCAAACCCTCTGCCTGACTACAGTTTCTGTGCAGCTGTAAACCCTCTGCCTGACTACAGTGTGTATGCAGCTGTAAACCTCTGTCTGACTACAGTGTCTTTGCAGCTGTAAACCCTCTGCCTGACTACAGTGTCTGTGCAGCTGTAAACCTTCAGTCTGACTACAGTATCTATGCAGCTGTATACCCTCTGTCTGACTACAGTGTGTATGCAGCTGTAAACCCTCTGCCTGACTACAGTGTCTGTGCAGCTGTAAACCCTCTGTCTGACTACAGTGTATGTGCAGCTGTAAACCCTCTGCCTGACTACAATGTGTATGCAGCTGTAAACCCTCTGCCTGACTACAGTGTCTGTGCAGCTGTAAACCCTCTGTCTGACTACAGTGTCTGTGCAGCTGTAAACCCTATGTCTGACTACAGTGTGTATGCTTCTTCAAACCCTCTGCCTGACTACAGTGTCAGTGCAGCTGTAAACCCTCTGTCTGACTACAGTGTCTATGCAGCTGTAAACCCTCTGCCTGACTACAGTGTATGTGCAGTTTTAAACTCTCTGCCTGACAACAGTGTGTATGCAGCTGTAAACCCTCTGTTTGACTACAGTGTCTGTGCAGCTGTAAACCCTCTGCCTTACTACAGTGTGTATGCAGCTGTAAACCCTCTGCCTGACTATAGTGTCTGTGCAGCTGTAAACCCTCTGCCTGACTACAGTGTCTGTGCAGCTGTAAACTGTGCAGCTGTAAATCCTCTGCCTGACTACAGTGTATGTGCAGCTGTAAACCCTCTGTCTGACTACAGTGTGTATGCAGCTGTAAACCCCCTGTCTGACTACAGTGTCTGTGCAGCTGTAAACCCTCTGCCTGACTACAGTGTCTGTGCAGCTGTAAACCCTCTGTCTGACTACAGTGTGTATGCTTCTTCAAACCCTCTGCCTGACTACAGTGTCTGTGCAGCTGTAAACCCTCTGCCTGACTACAGTGTGTATGCAGCTGTAAACCCTCTGTCTGACTACAATGTCTGTGCTGCTGTAAACCCTCTGCCTGACTACAGTGTGTATGCAGCTGTAAACTCTCTGCCTGACTATTCCTGCAACTCATGAGCTCCCAAAAAAttgtggccagattttaaacgtgtttaaaatttggccaggacctccaagactgaatttaatggcagttgactcgtaacagcgtggTAGTGCATTCTtaggcgtcgtaatggaatcgtaggtaattcgtgactcaatcgggaaatcggtgatcacatGATCTGTCTAccaatcagctacgactttgtcaagactctcactaGTTCACCACGAGTGAGTTGTGAGCCCACTAAGATTttcgcgatttagatcaatatcaataaatattggcgcctaattcatgggtgcattcggtgaggtcctagcttagtcgtgaccgatttGCATTGTttgtagtacagtcgcagtagattcttaaaCATCCTAGTGAattcgcgaccctattcgcaagtcTTAAACCAAACTCCACGATTTGTCGTAACTCAATcttaccagtgtcgtaactgaatcgtagactgtcacgagtcttcccgatgcaataaatgtgataaatcgtagcgaagcGTGGGctaaatgttttcgttgtggaaTAGAACCATTACACCCTTCATAACTCTGTCATGTATCATACTTTTTGTGCCTGTAAGCCCTAATGGATTTGAAAGTGCACCCATGACAATACTGCTGTCTGTGTAAACTTGCTATATCACAATTTACAAGGCAGAGATTCCACAGTAATTACAGATCTACAAAGCTTGTACCAATCTGTATCAGAACAATCCCCAACAATCCTGCCTTAAATCAGCGCCTGCATATGTCGATATCACTCTTCCTGTCTTGGCAAAGCTGTTGGAATTGCAATCACAGTGTTTTAACACAGTCATGTTTTACCTCAGATCTTTTGTTCCCTTCTTGGGTGTGCTTTTTCAATCATATGAAGATATATGTTAATTTTGCCATGTTGAGCCCTTGATATATAGATGTGCTACCCAATTGGGCTTGGGTTTGGGCTCTCCATGTGCTCCAAGAGATGGCACCCAGGGGTCATGGTAACATCATGGTAACCTAAGTCTTTGTTTGTTAGAAGCTTGATAATTCCAAGCCTTTGTGGTGGTGTAAGGTTTCTGATTATGCAGTGCTGTAATTTCAATTTCACATTggctaaacccatttatgcctagcgtctagaaaaaaggccttggcaaacagcgtagacccagatgagacgccgcatgatgcagcgtctcattaGGGgcgcgctgtttgctttaagaaatttctgtaagaaatattcgaaacatagaaataaatatactagacatcacaaattttggaaataaattgatccaatttttaaggatgggagagtccactaggcataaatgggttaatcagtcATAAATAACATAATCACAGGTCCTTGACTTTTgatgtgtgaatatttttttcaaatgtttgttgaAGAAAATTCGTACAAATTGATGTATTTTGGTGAATGTCTTATCTTTTTCATGGTTGTACATATGCTGAATACAggcaggggttccactggcccaaaaaaagttgtcgccacttttttgtggcgtgaatactgtcggttattccgccttattaataagaacaatcattttaagaaaccttactacattaatgtcattgactatattatcactttaaaaaatatgttatttcattaaaaaaacataagtaccttcataagtcataccttcataagtcttaataagctttatttgtatataaataacattttttttcaacttgataaacaacacagataaccaaaataatacaataatgttaacatcaatgtattaaacagtatgctgcataaatgtttcgaaatta
This is a stretch of genomic DNA from Dreissena polymorpha isolate Duluth1 chromosome 7, UMN_Dpol_1.0, whole genome shotgun sequence. It encodes these proteins:
- the LOC127839878 gene encoding uncharacterized protein LOC127839878; protein product: MADHFSHVYASSNPLPDYSVCAAVNPLSDYSVYASSNPLPDYSVYASSNPLSDYSVYASSNPLSDYSVYASSNPLPDYSVCAAVNPLSYYNVYAAVNPLPDYSVCAAVNPLPDYSVCAAVNPLPDYSVYAAVNPLPDYSVQLCKPLSDYSVFAAVNPLPDYSVCAAVNLQSDYSIYAAVYPLSDYSVYAAVNPLPDYSVCAAVNPLSDYSVCAAVNPLPDYNVYAAVNPLPDYSVCAAVNPLSDYSVCAAVNPMSDYSVYASSNPLPDYSVSAAVNPLSDYSVYAAVNPLPDYSVCAVLNSLPDNSVYAAVNPLFDYSVCAAVNPLPYYSVYAAVNPLPDYSVCAAVNPLPDYSVCAAVNCAAVNPLPDYSVCAAVNPLSDYSVYAAVNPLSDYSVCAAVNPLPDYSVCAAVNPLSDYSVYASSNPLPDYSVCAAVNPLPDYSVYAAVNPLSDYNVCAAVNPLPDYSVYAAVNSLPDYSCNS